A region of Streptomyces paludis DNA encodes the following proteins:
- the glp gene encoding molybdotransferase-like divisome protein Glp: protein MDEHLADILAAVRPLDPIELQLPDAQGCVLVEDVTVPVALPPFDNSSMDGYAVRTADLAGATERFPAVLTVIGDVAAGSGALPEVGPGQAARIMTGAPLPPGAEAVVPVEWTDGGTGGGAVTSMRPAGPGRDGSDGEVRVYRSAEPRAHVRAGGSDVRAGDLALAAGTVLGPPQIGLLAAIGRDRVRVHPRPRVVVLSTGSELVQPGEPLGAGQIYDSNSFALTAAARDAGAIAYRVGAVTDDADTLRATIEDQLIRADMVVTTGGVSVGAYDVVKEALSSVGDEDEEGSGIDFRTLAMQPGKPQGFGSIGPDHTPLLALPGNPVSSYVSFELFVRPAIRVLMGLEDVHRPVVRATLTADGPLSSPAGRRQFLRGAYDAEAGAITPVGGAGSHLVAALAQADALIVVPEETVSLAPGAEVDVVLIG, encoded by the coding sequence GTGGACGAGCACCTGGCGGACATCCTCGCGGCCGTCCGCCCGCTCGACCCCATCGAGCTGCAACTGCCCGACGCCCAGGGCTGCGTCCTCGTCGAGGACGTTACGGTGCCGGTGGCCCTGCCGCCGTTCGACAACAGCTCCATGGACGGCTACGCGGTCCGTACGGCCGATCTCGCCGGAGCCACCGAGCGGTTTCCGGCCGTGCTGACCGTCATCGGCGATGTCGCGGCCGGCAGCGGCGCCCTGCCCGAGGTCGGCCCCGGGCAGGCGGCCCGCATCATGACCGGCGCGCCGCTGCCGCCCGGCGCCGAGGCCGTCGTCCCGGTGGAGTGGACCGACGGCGGTACGGGCGGCGGCGCCGTCACCTCGATGCGCCCCGCCGGCCCCGGCCGGGACGGCTCCGACGGCGAGGTGCGGGTCTACCGCTCGGCGGAGCCCCGCGCCCATGTCCGCGCCGGCGGCAGCGACGTACGCGCCGGCGATCTGGCCCTGGCGGCCGGTACGGTCCTGGGCCCGCCCCAGATCGGCCTGCTGGCCGCCATCGGCCGGGACAGGGTGCGGGTCCACCCGCGCCCGCGCGTGGTCGTGCTCTCCACCGGCAGCGAGCTGGTCCAGCCCGGCGAGCCGCTGGGCGCCGGCCAGATCTACGACTCCAACAGCTTCGCCCTCACCGCCGCCGCCCGGGACGCCGGCGCCATCGCCTACCGCGTCGGCGCCGTCACCGACGACGCGGACACCCTCCGCGCCACCATCGAGGACCAGCTGATCCGCGCCGACATGGTCGTCACCACGGGCGGCGTCAGCGTCGGGGCGTACGACGTGGTCAAGGAGGCGCTCTCGTCCGTAGGGGACGAGGACGAGGAGGGCAGCGGCATCGACTTCCGTACGCTCGCGATGCAGCCCGGCAAGCCGCAGGGCTTCGGCTCGATCGGCCCGGACCACACCCCGCTGCTCGCCCTCCCGGGCAACCCGGTGTCGTCGTACGTCTCCTTCGAGCTGTTCGTACGGCCCGCGATCCGGGTGCTGATGGGCCTGGAGGACGTGCACCGGCCCGTCGTCCGGGCGACGCTGACGGCCGACGGGCCGCTGTCGTCCCCGGCGGGGCGGCGGCAGTTCCTGCGCGGCGCGTACGACGCGGAGGCGGGCGCGATCACCCCGGTCGGCGGCGCCGGCTCGCACCTGGTCGCCGCCCTCGCCCAGGCCGACGCGCTGATCGTCGTCCCGGAGGAGACCGTCTCCCTGGCGCCCGGCGCGGAGGTCGACGTGGTCCTGATCGGCTGA
- a CDS encoding potassium/proton antiporter: MRDAREGKDRPLTVHHLNELLLISSLVLLIAVAAVRISSRSGLPSLLLYLGIGVVIGQDGLFHVKFDNVELTQVIGYAALVVILAEGGLGTKWKEVRPTLPAAAVLSTVGVAVSVGVTATAAHYLIGLDWRQALIIGAVVSSTDAAAVFSVLRKVPLPSRVTGALEAESGFNDAPVVIMVVALSASGPVEHWYVLLGEITLELAIGACVGLAVGWAGAFGLRRVALPASGLYPIAVMAIAVAAYAIGATAHGSGFLAVYLASMILGNSKLPHAPANRGFAEGLGWIAQIGMFVLLGLLVTPHQLGDDFLPALIVGLVLTVVARPLAVLVSLLPFRIPWQEQALMSWAGLRGAVPIILATIPMVSGVEGSLRIFNIVFLLVVVYTLIQGPTLPWLARALKLGSSSDAADLGIESAPLERLRGHLLSVAIPEGSKMHGVEVAELRLPAGSAVTLVVRDDKSFVPLPATVLRRGDELLVVATDPVRDAAERRLRAVAQGGKLADWLGTGRRKDRGVGVGGKLS, translated from the coding sequence ATCCGGGACGCGCGCGAGGGGAAGGATCGGCCGCTGACTGTCCACCATCTCAATGAACTCCTGCTGATCAGCTCCCTCGTCCTGCTGATCGCGGTCGCCGCTGTCCGGATCTCCTCGCGCAGCGGCCTTCCCAGCCTGCTGCTCTATCTCGGCATCGGGGTCGTCATAGGGCAGGACGGTCTCTTCCACGTCAAGTTCGACAACGTCGAACTCACCCAGGTCATCGGCTATGCCGCGCTGGTGGTGATCCTGGCCGAGGGCGGCCTGGGCACCAAGTGGAAGGAAGTCCGGCCGACGCTGCCGGCGGCAGCTGTGCTGTCGACGGTCGGCGTCGCGGTGAGTGTGGGTGTGACGGCCACCGCCGCGCACTATCTGATCGGTCTGGACTGGCGGCAGGCGCTGATCATCGGTGCGGTCGTCTCCTCGACGGACGCGGCCGCCGTCTTCTCCGTCCTGCGCAAGGTGCCGCTGCCGTCCCGGGTGACCGGGGCGCTGGAGGCCGAGTCCGGGTTCAATGACGCGCCCGTGGTGATCATGGTGGTCGCGCTCTCCGCGTCCGGCCCGGTCGAGCACTGGTACGTACTGCTCGGCGAGATCACGCTGGAGCTGGCGATCGGCGCCTGTGTGGGGCTCGCCGTCGGCTGGGCGGGCGCCTTCGGGCTGCGGCGGGTCGCCCTGCCTGCCTCCGGGCTCTATCCGATCGCCGTGATGGCCATCGCGGTCGCCGCGTACGCGATCGGCGCCACCGCCCACGGCAGTGGCTTCCTCGCCGTCTATCTCGCCTCGATGATCCTCGGGAACTCCAAGCTGCCGCACGCCCCGGCCAACCGCGGGTTCGCGGAGGGGCTGGGCTGGATCGCGCAGATCGGCATGTTCGTCCTGCTCGGGCTGCTGGTCACCCCGCACCAACTGGGGGACGACTTCCTGCCCGCGCTGATCGTCGGACTCGTCCTGACCGTGGTGGCCCGGCCGCTGGCGGTCCTGGTCAGTCTGCTGCCGTTCCGTATCCCCTGGCAGGAGCAGGCGCTGATGTCCTGGGCCGGGCTGCGCGGCGCGGTGCCCATCATCCTGGCGACCATCCCGATGGTCTCCGGTGTCGAGGGCAGCCTGCGGATCTTCAATATCGTCTTCCTCCTGGTCGTGGTCTACACGCTGATCCAGGGCCCGACACTGCCCTGGCTGGCACGGGCGCTGAAGCTCGGCTCCTCCTCCGACGCCGCCGATCTGGGCATCGAGTCGGCGCCGCTGGAACGGCTGCGCGGGCATCTGCTCTCCGTGGCCATCCCCGAGGGGTCCAAGATGCACGGCGTGGAGGTCGCGGAACTGCGGCTTCCCGCGGGGTCCGCCGTGACCCTGGTCGTACGGGACGACAAGAGCTTCGTGCCCCTGCCCGCGACCGTGCTGCGCCGCGGTGACGAACTGCTGGTGGTGGCGACGGATCCGGTACGGGACGCGGCCGAGCGGCGGCTGCGCGCGGTGGCGCAGGGCGGCAAGCTGGCCGACTGGCTCGGCACGGGCAGAAGGAAGGACCGCGGTGTGGGCGTCGGTGGCAAGCTCTCCTGA
- a CDS encoding MogA/MoaB family molybdenum cofactor biosynthesis protein: protein MSTPPARDGAGHRPPDTGTDAHTAPSTDAAPAPVPRRALVITASQRAAAGVYADTGGPILAAGLAALGFAVDGPTVVPDGDPVERALRAGVAAAYDVILTTGGTGLSPTDRTPEATRRVLDQEIPGIPEAIRAQGTAKVPTAALSRGLAGVAGRTLIVNLPGSTGGVRDGLAVLDRLLVHAVDQIHGGDHPRTAG from the coding sequence ATGAGCACGCCACCCGCACGGGACGGCGCGGGCCACAGACCGCCGGACACCGGTACGGACGCCCATACGGCCCCGAGTACGGACGCCGCGCCCGCCCCCGTTCCCCGCCGCGCCCTGGTGATCACCGCGTCCCAGCGCGCCGCGGCCGGGGTCTACGCCGACACCGGCGGCCCGATCCTCGCCGCCGGTCTGGCCGCGCTCGGCTTCGCGGTCGACGGGCCGACGGTCGTCCCCGACGGCGATCCGGTCGAACGGGCGCTGCGCGCGGGCGTGGCCGCCGCGTACGACGTGATCCTGACCACCGGCGGCACCGGCCTCTCGCCGACGGACCGCACCCCGGAGGCCACCCGGCGCGTGCTCGACCAGGAGATCCCGGGCATCCCGGAGGCGATCCGCGCGCAGGGCACCGCGAAGGTCCCCACCGCCGCGCTCTCCCGGGGCCTGGCGGGCGTGGCCGGCCGGACGCTGATCGTGAACCTGCCCGGCTCCACCGGCGGCGTACGCGACGGCCTCGCCGTCCTCGACCGGCTGCTCGTCCACGCCGTGGACCAGATCCACGGCGGCGATCACCCGCGTACCGCCGGATGA
- the sepX gene encoding divisome protein SepX/GlpR: MSSSGLIYAVIVGAWAAYLVPMWLRRQDELNEARPTERFSTAIRLLSGRAAMERRYAKELQGRAEEAGTDAEPDRHAESISSVDVRAFSAPREHTEVRMEIPVAPAPRPAPRAEPAPEPERGPERRDTRETLRRPERRDRRDRRDRRERPTGASAERARRAQRSQVLARRRRTTVVLFLAFTLGAVVAAVGGLGFLWAPAVPAVLLSTYIVHLRGQERRRFAFTMDRRRAEAAAQRLRENRPRRHQPAASAAGEPAEEPDPAACPGPAAEPVAAVSPQEAGRRALVEQTDHAEWVDQQRERGPARGDSWEPVPVPLPTYVTAPVAPRATGGVDVTDPETWSAARSSTAEPAPEPAPPATAPPPPRRHRDRGRTPLFDQYDDTTRPRAANE; this comes from the coding sequence GTGAGCAGCAGCGGCCTCATCTACGCAGTCATCGTCGGGGCTTGGGCCGCCTACTTGGTGCCGATGTGGCTCCGCAGGCAGGACGAGCTGAACGAGGCGCGTCCGACGGAACGCTTCAGCACCGCCATCCGGCTGCTGTCCGGAAGGGCGGCCATGGAGCGCCGTTACGCCAAGGAGCTTCAGGGACGCGCCGAGGAGGCGGGAACCGACGCGGAGCCGGACCGTCACGCGGAGTCGATCAGCTCCGTCGACGTCCGGGCCTTCTCCGCGCCTCGGGAGCACACAGAGGTACGGATGGAGATCCCCGTGGCCCCGGCCCCGCGCCCCGCACCCCGCGCGGAACCCGCACCCGAACCGGAGCGCGGCCCCGAGCGGCGCGATACGCGAGAGACGCTTCGGCGGCCTGAGCGTCGCGACCGGCGTGACCGCCGCGACCGGCGTGAGCGCCCCACCGGCGCATCGGCCGAACGCGCCCGGCGCGCACAGCGCTCGCAGGTCCTGGCGCGCCGTCGCCGTACGACCGTGGTCCTCTTCCTCGCCTTCACCCTCGGCGCCGTCGTCGCCGCGGTCGGCGGCCTCGGCTTCCTCTGGGCCCCCGCTGTGCCGGCTGTCCTGCTGAGCACGTACATCGTGCATCTGCGCGGCCAGGAGCGGCGCCGCTTCGCGTTCACGATGGACCGGCGCAGGGCCGAGGCCGCCGCCCAGCGCCTGCGCGAGAACCGTCCCCGCCGCCACCAGCCCGCCGCGTCGGCGGCCGGCGAGCCCGCAGAGGAGCCCGACCCCGCCGCGTGCCCCGGCCCCGCCGCCGAGCCGGTCGCCGCGGTCTCCCCACAGGAGGCCGGGCGCCGGGCCCTGGTCGAGCAGACCGACCACGCGGAGTGGGTCGACCAGCAGCGCGAACGCGGCCCGGCCCGCGGCGACAGCTGGGAACCGGTCCCGGTCCCCCTCCCCACCTACGTCACGGCCCCGGTCGCCCCCCGCGCCACCGGCGGCGTGGACGTCACCGACCCGGAGACCTGGAGCGCGGCCCGCTCCTCCACAGCGGAACCCGCCCCGGAACCGGCCCCCCCGGCCACGGCCCCCCCGCCCCCGCGCCGCCACCGCGACCGCGGCCGGACCCCCCTCTTCGACCAGTACGACGACACCACCCGCCCCCGCGCCGCCAACGAATGA
- a CDS encoding 5-formyltetrahydrofolate cyclo-ligase has protein sequence MSQHTSGKAALRRELLAARALLSDEDARRAGSVLARHALDLPELTGVGTVAAYVSVGREPGTRALLDALRARGVRVLLPVLLADNDLDWAKYEGAERLVRAARGLLEPAGARQGPEAVLTARTVLLPGLAVDARGMRLGRGGGSYDRVLARLAAAGATPALVVLLYANEVVARVPEEPHDHPVRAVVTPEGVTRFA, from the coding sequence GTGAGTCAGCACACGTCCGGCAAGGCGGCCCTGCGCCGTGAACTCCTCGCGGCGAGAGCCCTGCTGTCCGATGAAGACGCGCGGCGGGCCGGATCGGTTCTCGCGCGGCACGCACTGGATCTGCCGGAGCTGACCGGCGTCGGCACGGTCGCCGCGTATGTGTCGGTCGGGCGGGAGCCGGGCACGCGCGCGTTGCTCGACGCGCTGCGGGCGCGGGGGGTACGGGTGCTGCTGCCGGTGCTGCTCGCGGACAACGACCTGGACTGGGCGAAGTACGAGGGCGCCGAACGGCTCGTACGGGCCGCGCGCGGCCTGCTGGAGCCCGCCGGTGCGCGACAGGGCCCGGAGGCCGTCCTGACGGCGCGTACGGTCCTGCTGCCCGGTCTCGCGGTGGACGCGCGGGGGATGCGGCTGGGGCGCGGCGGCGGCTCGTACGACCGCGTCCTGGCGCGGCTGGCGGCGGCCGGCGCGACGCCGGCGCTGGTGGTGCTGCTGTACGCGAACGAGGTGGTCGCGCGGGTCCCGGAGGAACCGCACGACCACCCCGTACGGGCGGTGGTGACGCCCGAGGGCGTCACGCGCTTCGCGTAG
- a CDS encoding penicillin acylase family protein, with amino-acid sequence MPANTAPPSGKKKGRRARLIVIVLVLALVAGVGYGAFWGVSTVRASFPQTTGTIKLAGLSGSVEVRRDSYGIPQIYADTDQDLFRAQGFVQAQDRFWEMDVRRHLTAGRLSEMFGKGQVKTDTFLRTLDWRGVAQKEYDTQLSAETKKNLQAYADGVNAYLEGRDGKDISVEYAALKLTNDYKPEKWSPVDSVAWLKAMAWDLRGNMQDEIDRSLMTSRLSQKQIDELYPSYPYSRNEPIVSAGGIDPATGKYDPAAEPSSEAPGDTSGDTGTGDSTEQGQGQGQGTNPSTDTGTGTGTGTGFGTETGTETGTGTGTNVGYSPSEATEGLASQLAALTSTLDEMPALLGPSGSGIGSNSWVVAGQYTTTDKPLLANDPHLAPQLPSLWYQMGLHCRTVSASCQYDVAGYTFSGMPGVIIGHNQNIAWGFTNLGADVTDLYLEKVSGDTYLYGDKEVKFKTREETIKVAGGASRKITVRSTGHGPVVSDRNSELKKVGEKAPVGDVAPDRGDGYAVSLQWTALEPGKSMDAVFEINKAADFDQFRKGAEHFEVPSQNLIYADTKGNIGYQAPGKIPVRSKGFDGRTPAPGWDPAYKWDRYIPFDQLPYEYNPKRGYIVTANQAVIDAKKYPYTLTEDWGYGARSQRIVDLIDSKIKDGGKISTDDMQSMQMDNSSQIAKLLMPHLLKADITEPSVREAQKLLEGWDYTQDSDSGAAAYFNAVWRNILMLAFGNKLPKELRVKGECLNVRPANGSGPVDDNQRLVRECGQRAADQAQPDGGDRWIQVVQNIIKDENSPWWTSPATRKDEATQTRDQLFARAMADARWELTAKLGKDVSSWSWGRLHQLQLENQTLGTSGPGILKQMLNRGPWNLGGGEATVNATGWNAAGGYHVVWVPSMRMVVNVGDWDKSRWINLTGASGHAYNAHYTDQTDKWANGELLDWSFGDDAVKSATTDTLTLTK; translated from the coding sequence ATGCCCGCCAATACAGCCCCCCCTTCCGGCAAAAAGAAGGGGCGACGCGCCCGTCTGATCGTGATCGTCCTGGTGCTGGCGCTCGTCGCGGGTGTCGGATACGGCGCGTTCTGGGGCGTCAGTACGGTCCGTGCCTCCTTCCCCCAGACCACGGGGACGATCAAACTCGCGGGCCTGTCCGGCTCCGTGGAGGTCCGGCGCGACAGTTACGGAATCCCGCAGATCTACGCGGACACCGACCAGGACCTCTTCCGCGCCCAGGGCTTCGTCCAGGCGCAGGACCGCTTCTGGGAGATGGACGTCCGCCGCCATCTCACCGCCGGGCGGCTCTCCGAGATGTTCGGGAAGGGGCAGGTCAAGACCGACACCTTCCTGCGCACCCTGGACTGGCGCGGAGTCGCGCAGAAGGAGTACGACACCCAGCTCTCGGCGGAGACCAAGAAGAACCTCCAGGCGTACGCGGACGGGGTGAACGCCTACCTCGAAGGCCGTGACGGCAAGGACATCTCCGTCGAGTACGCCGCGCTGAAACTCACCAACGACTACAAGCCCGAGAAGTGGAGCCCGGTCGACTCCGTGGCCTGGCTCAAGGCGATGGCCTGGGACCTGCGCGGCAACATGCAGGACGAGATCGACCGTTCGCTGATGACCAGCCGGCTGAGCCAGAAGCAGATCGACGAGCTGTACCCGTCGTATCCGTACAGCCGCAACGAGCCCATCGTCAGCGCGGGCGGGATAGACCCGGCCACCGGCAAGTACGACCCCGCGGCGGAGCCCTCCAGCGAGGCGCCGGGTGACACGAGCGGCGACACCGGCACGGGCGACTCCACCGAACAGGGGCAGGGCCAGGGCCAGGGCACGAACCCGAGCACGGACACCGGCACGGGAACAGGCACCGGTACGGGCTTCGGTACCGAGACCGGTACCGAAACCGGCACGGGCACCGGCACCAACGTCGGTTACAGCCCCTCCGAAGCCACCGAGGGCCTCGCCTCCCAGCTCGCCGCCCTCACCAGCACCCTGGACGAGATGCCCGCCCTGCTCGGTCCGAGCGGCAGCGGCATCGGTTCCAACTCCTGGGTCGTCGCCGGCCAGTACACGACGACGGACAAGCCCCTCCTCGCCAACGACCCGCACCTCGCGCCCCAGCTGCCCTCGCTCTGGTACCAGATGGGCCTGCACTGCCGGACGGTCTCCGCGTCCTGCCAGTACGACGTCGCCGGCTACACCTTCTCCGGAATGCCCGGTGTGATCATCGGTCACAACCAGAACATCGCCTGGGGCTTCACCAACCTCGGCGCCGACGTGACCGACCTCTACCTGGAGAAGGTCAGCGGCGACACGTACCTGTACGGCGACAAGGAAGTGAAGTTCAAGACCCGCGAGGAGACCATCAAGGTCGCGGGCGGCGCCAGCCGGAAGATCACCGTCCGCTCCACCGGGCACGGCCCGGTGGTCTCCGACCGCAACAGCGAGCTGAAGAAGGTCGGCGAGAAGGCCCCGGTCGGCGATGTCGCCCCGGACCGCGGTGACGGTTACGCCGTATCGCTCCAGTGGACCGCGCTCGAACCCGGCAAGTCCATGGACGCCGTCTTCGAGATCAACAAGGCGGCGGACTTCGACCAGTTCCGCAAGGGCGCCGAGCACTTCGAGGTCCCCTCGCAGAACCTGATCTACGCCGACACCAAGGGCAACATCGGCTACCAGGCCCCCGGGAAGATCCCGGTCCGCTCCAAGGGCTTCGACGGCCGCACCCCGGCCCCCGGCTGGGACCCCGCGTACAAGTGGGACCGGTACATCCCCTTCGACCAGCTGCCCTACGAGTACAACCCGAAGCGCGGCTACATCGTCACCGCCAACCAGGCCGTCATCGACGCCAAGAAGTACCCGTACACGCTGACCGAGGACTGGGGCTACGGCGCCCGCAGCCAGCGGATCGTCGACCTGATCGATTCGAAGATCAAGGACGGCGGGAAGATCTCGACCGACGACATGCAGTCCATGCAGATGGACAACAGCAGTCAGATCGCCAAGCTGCTGATGCCCCATCTGCTGAAGGCGGACATCACGGAGCCGTCCGTCCGCGAGGCCCAGAAGCTCCTCGAAGGCTGGGACTACACCCAGGACTCCGACTCGGGGGCCGCCGCCTACTTCAACGCGGTCTGGCGCAACATCCTTATGCTCGCTTTCGGAAATAAACTCCCCAAGGAGCTGCGGGTCAAGGGCGAGTGCCTCAACGTACGGCCGGCCAACGGCTCGGGACCGGTGGACGACAATCAGCGGCTGGTGCGCGAATGCGGCCAGCGCGCCGCCGACCAGGCCCAGCCGGACGGCGGGGACCGCTGGATCCAGGTCGTCCAGAACATCATCAAGGACGAGAACAGCCCCTGGTGGACCTCCCCGGCCACCCGCAAGGACGAGGCGACCCAGACCCGTGACCAGCTCTTCGCCCGCGCCATGGCGGACGCGCGCTGGGAGCTGACCGCCAAGCTCGGCAAGGACGTCTCCAGCTGGAGCTGGGGCCGTCTCCACCAGCTGCAACTGGAGAACCAGACCCTCGGCACCAGCGGCCCCGGCATCCTCAAGCAGATGCTCAACCGCGGTCCGTGGAACCTCGGCGGCGGCGAGGCCACGGTCAACGCGACGGGCTGGAACGCCGCGGGTGGCTACCACGTGGTGTGGGTGCCCTCGATGCGGATGGTCGTCAACGTCGGCGACTGGGACAAGTCCCGCTGGATCAACCTCACCGGCGCCTCGGGGCACGCCTACAACGCGCATTACACCGATCAGACGGACAAGTGGGCCAACGGCGAGCTGCTCGACTGGTCCTTCGGCGACGACGCGGTGAAGAGCGCCACGACGGACACGCTGACGCTGACGAAGTAG
- the moaC gene encoding cyclic pyranopterin monophosphate synthase MoaC, with protein sequence MTVFSRGETPGSQPPQPPDERGGDRLTHLDGSGAARMVDVSAKEITARVARASGRVLVSAAVVELLRGGGVPKGDALATARIAGIMGAKRTPDLIPLCHPLAVSGVTLDLRVADDAVEILATVKTTDRTGVEMEALTAVSVAALTVVDMVKAVDKGAVITDVRVEEKTGGKSGTWTRPGTAADAADTEGAADAAGGAA encoded by the coding sequence ATGACCGTGTTTTCCCGGGGGGAGACCCCCGGATCCCAGCCCCCTCAGCCCCCCGACGAGCGGGGCGGTGACCGTCTGACGCACCTCGACGGGTCGGGCGCGGCCCGTATGGTCGATGTCTCGGCCAAGGAGATCACCGCGCGCGTGGCGCGCGCGTCCGGCCGGGTGCTCGTCTCGGCCGCAGTCGTGGAGCTGCTCAGGGGCGGGGGAGTGCCCAAGGGGGACGCCCTTGCCACGGCCCGTATCGCCGGCATCATGGGCGCCAAGCGGACCCCCGACCTGATCCCCCTCTGCCACCCGCTGGCGGTCTCGGGCGTGACGCTCGACCTCCGGGTGGCCGACGACGCCGTCGAGATCCTGGCGACGGTGAAGACCACCGACCGCACGGGCGTCGAGATGGAGGCGCTGACCGCCGTCTCGGTCGCCGCGCTGACGGTCGTCGACATGGTCAAGGCCGTCGACAAGGGCGCCGTCATCACGGACGTACGGGTCGAGGAGAAGACCGGCGGCAAGTCCGGCACCTGGACCCGCCCGGGGACGGCGGCGGACGCGGCGGACACAGAGGGCGCGGCGGACGCGGCGGGAGGCGCGGCATGA
- the galU gene encoding UTP--glucose-1-phosphate uridylyltransferase GalU, whose protein sequence is MTHSPSRITKAVIPAAGLGTRFLPATKATPKEMLPVVDKPAIQYVVEEAVAAGLSDVLMVTGRNKRPLEDHFDRNYELEQALTLKGDTERLAKVQESSDLATMHYVRQGDPRGLGHAVLCAAPHVGQEPFAVLLGDDLIDPRDPLLARMVEIQEREGGSVIALMEVDPAQIHLYGCAAVEPTADADVFKVHDLVEKPEPADAPSNYAIIGRYVLDPAVFEILRRTEPGRGGEIQLTDALQQLSADEKVGGPVHGVIFKGRRYDTGDRGDYLRAIVRLACEREDLGPDFRTWLRGYVSEEM, encoded by the coding sequence ATGACTCACTCGCCCTCCAGGATCACCAAGGCTGTCATCCCCGCCGCGGGCCTCGGCACCCGGTTCCTGCCCGCCACCAAGGCAACCCCGAAAGAGATGCTGCCGGTCGTCGACAAGCCGGCGATCCAGTACGTGGTCGAGGAGGCGGTGGCCGCCGGCCTCTCCGACGTCCTCATGGTCACCGGCCGCAACAAGCGCCCTCTTGAGGACCACTTCGACCGGAACTACGAGCTGGAGCAGGCGCTCACCCTCAAGGGCGACACCGAACGCCTCGCCAAGGTCCAGGAGTCCAGCGACCTCGCCACCATGCACTACGTGCGTCAGGGCGACCCCCGGGGTCTCGGCCACGCCGTGCTGTGCGCCGCCCCGCACGTCGGCCAGGAGCCCTTCGCGGTCCTGCTCGGTGACGACCTGATCGACCCGCGCGACCCGCTGCTCGCCCGCATGGTCGAGATCCAGGAGCGCGAGGGCGGCAGCGTCATCGCCCTCATGGAGGTCGACCCGGCACAGATCCACCTCTACGGATGCGCCGCCGTCGAGCCCACCGCCGACGCGGACGTCTTCAAGGTCCACGACCTCGTGGAGAAGCCCGAGCCGGCCGACGCCCCCAGCAACTACGCCATCATCGGCCGCTATGTGCTGGACCCCGCCGTCTTCGAGATACTGCGCAGGACCGAGCCCGGCCGCGGCGGCGAGATCCAGCTGACCGACGCGCTCCAGCAGCTCTCGGCGGACGAGAAGGTCGGCGGGCCCGTCCACGGCGTCATTTTCAAGGGCCGCCGCTATGACACCGGGGACCGCGGTGACTATCTGCGTGCCATTGTCAGACTCGCATGCGAACGTGAAGACCTGGGCCCGGACTTCCGGACCTGGCTCCGCGGTTACGTCAGCGAGGAGATGTAG
- a CDS encoding GNAT family N-acetyltransferase, giving the protein MTPAWPATLAYGDVVLRPIKLRDQRAWREVNRRNRDWLRPWEATIPPPPPGSPAAQRPTYRQMVRHLRAEAHAGRMLPFVIEYQGRLVGQLTVAGITWGSMCAGHVGYWVDREVAGRGVVPTAVALAVDHCFRMVGLHRIEVCIRPENGPSRRVVDKLGFREEGLRPRYLHIDGAWRDHLVYVLTAEEVPEGLLHRWQRTRPGNNQKMK; this is encoded by the coding sequence ATGACCCCGGCCTGGCCCGCGACCCTGGCGTACGGCGATGTCGTCCTGCGCCCGATAAAACTGCGCGACCAGCGCGCCTGGCGCGAGGTGAACCGGCGCAACCGCGACTGGCTGCGCCCTTGGGAGGCGACGATTCCGCCCCCGCCGCCGGGCTCCCCGGCCGCGCAGCGCCCCACGTACCGTCAGATGGTCCGGCATCTGCGCGCCGAGGCGCACGCGGGCCGGATGCTGCCGTTCGTCATCGAGTACCAGGGGCGGCTGGTGGGCCAGTTGACGGTCGCCGGGATCACCTGGGGCTCGATGTGCGCGGGGCATGTCGGGTACTGGGTGGACCGCGAGGTGGCGGGGCGCGGCGTGGTGCCGACGGCCGTCGCGCTCGCCGTCGACCACTGCTTCCGGATGGTCGGGCTGCACCGTATCGAGGTCTGCATCCGGCCGGAGAACGGGCCCAGCCGCCGGGTCGTCGACAAGCTGGGCTTCCGCGAGGAGGGGCTGCGCCCGCGCTACCTCCATATCGACGGGGCCTGGCGGGACCATCTCGTCTATGTGCTCACGGCCGAGGAGGTGCCGGAGGGACTGCTGCACCGCTGGCAGCGGACACGGCCCGGGAACAACCAGAAAATGAAATAA